Proteins encoded within one genomic window of Anopheles gambiae chromosome 3, idAnoGambNW_F1_1, whole genome shotgun sequence:
- the LOC4578159 gene encoding H2.0-like homeobox protein isoform X3, giving the protein MLQEQETLSPPSPSPSNSDANSVSSDDDLDEDDSSTTNNSTNRLLQQHQQQQQQQHHLLLSSAHHQLQSSTNSIVGAAGSGGSSGGGGGNLTPGGGPNPNESGSSSSTTLSSSASSRMRAPPPPPPNRKAPSRPV; this is encoded by the coding sequence ATGCTGCAGGAGCAGGAAACGCTTTCGCCGCCCTCGCCGTCACCGTCCAACTCGGACGCGAACTCCGTGTCATCGGATGACGATCTCGACGAGGACGACTCGTCCACCACGAACAACAGCACCAAtcggctgctgcagcagcatcagcagcaacagcagcagcagcaccacctgCTACTGTCATCAGCCCATCATCAGCTCCAGTCGTCCACGAACAGTATTGTCGGTGCGGCGGggagtggtggtagtagcggcggcggcggcggtaaCCTAACGCCCGGCGGCGGTCCTAATCCGAACGAATCGGGCAGCTCATCCTCGACCACCCTCTCGTCGTCTGCGTCGTCCCGCATGAgagcgccaccaccaccgcctccgAACAGAAAGGCACCGTCCCGGCCCGTCTAG